Proteins encoded within one genomic window of Akkermansiaceae bacterium:
- a CDS encoding amino acid adenylation domain-containing protein has protein sequence MNDPQQEPEAIAIIGMSGRFPNAGNPEEFWSNLISGRDCVTRFGDRTDAEGRRHVGARSILEQPDLFDAAFFGIYPKEAELMDPQHRVFLECAWEALEDGGCDPAAYSGMIGVYAGLSLNTYLLHNIGDAAHLAENYQVGEYQKMLGNDKDFLPVRVSYKLNLRGPSMAIQTACSTSLVAICQAATALLTYQTDLALAGGVSVSFPQERHYLFTEEGMVSPDGTCRAFDAQAAGTVFGHGCGVVLLKRLSEAVADGDPILAVIKGWAVNNDGSDKIGFAAPGVNAQAEVIAMAQAAAGVNPWDISYVEAHGTGTPLGDPIEVAALTKAFRDGGATANQFCALGTGKTHIGHLDVAAGVTGLIKTILQFRHGKIPALLHFQSPNPHIDFAGSPFSPVSSDREWAGGNAPRIAGVSAFGVGGTNAHVVVQEPPAAARTTESSRPVLLTLSAKTEASLDLAAKQLAEHLETHCPSLSDTGFTLTTARRAFPVRRSVAAENLEDAFAKLRSSSGATTVSGEGKKIAFLFPGQGSQYGGMTRGAYDSEPVFRAAMDECATLLSGLIHEDIRTILYPSAGQEESTLARLDQTAITQPCIFAVEYSLARLFMSWGIQPSLLIGHSIGEYVAAVLAGTFTLRDALQLLSRRASLMQDLPGGSMLAVRAGADEITLPGGIDLAAVNSPKLCTVSGESGAILGFQQSLEASGIASRVLKTSHAFHSAAMEPITGVFRDEASRIHANAPAIPWISTCTGGLIDASVVGDPSYWSRQLRQPVLFSDALATAFSSGDYIFLEIGPGQALAQFARQHPQRGSSPVIASLPSSTEDAGDLHAALGGLWSHGVTPDWTAYYGNEKRARIHLPTYAFDRKSFWIDNSARAAAVNPAPVPQPLSASLPTPTPMTLPDPSEKLRALILELSGVPVEDDSATFTELGFDSLFLTQASQAIHSAFGVKITFRQMLGELSSVASISKHIQEVAPQPLQAAAPASAPAAAPLSIPTSGGSDLENALNNQIALIQNLIAQQRTQQPAVAPAGNLTPVKWPERFPRSGAAANARFGPYKPIEKGENGGLTQQQQKGLLELTSRYVRKTPGSKVYAAEHRAHYADPRAVAGFKSLWKEMVYPIVSARSKGGRIWDIDGNEYVDITMGFGTYFFGHSPDWLIPAIEEQLKTGIEIGPQSPIAGKLAASIAELTNMDRVTFCNTGSEAVMAAMRLARTITGRQRIAYFTGDYHGMFEEVLVRGAWVDGIYKAQPIAPGIPQSLVENMLVLDYADPASLEILKAHAHELAAVMVEPVQSRAPGLQPRDFMHQVRAITKEAGTALIFDEVVTGFRCHPGGAQAYFGVEADLATYGKVVGGGMPIGVLAGKREYMDALDGGAWNYGDDSFPEVGVTFFAGTFVRHPLALAAASRVIEHLKGEGPRLQIEVEERVARFCRTLNDYFAAIGVPIRIPHFSAHAVIEHAPDLKYASLLWYFLREKGVHIWEGRPLYFTSAHTDADLDHMVTAFVEAVHEMQAAGFLPASTTTDVRPPARFPRSDSAPTTEAQREIFHAVQMGDEANCSFNESNIIRLSGELDVPALKAALADIVARHPALRSTISGDGSTQFFHPSAKTVEVIEHNFAGPGGAESRSATLPLSLLKEAESSTPFDLTNGPLVRFQLVHLSSVRHELIFTAHHLICDGWSFGMIIAELGAAYNARKAGRLPMLAPAMSFADYARMEVSQHLSSERDTAEAFWIDKFSEPAPVLELPTDHPRPLMKSYRGSMEAITLCGDRYARLKKAAPKLGGTLFATLLSSFATLLHRLTTQEDIVIGVPAAGQTRIDRDELIGHCLNFLPLRLKPATATPFDRFAAEVKEQVLEAYDHQNYTFGSLLRKIRITRDTSRVPLVSVIFNIDKTGIDHVKFDGLEVDVSTNPKQFVNFDLFFNLIQTDDKLVVECEYNTDLHDRTTILGWLAAYEQLIESAISDHSAALGELEIVGGDERRKLLEDWNATDAPLPAQASIHQMIEEQVDRTPDAIALRAYGRTFTYGQLDGHANALAKTLRENGATRDTLVGVCAERSPEMLVAILAVLKSGAAYVPIDPKYPAERIAYILQDSKAPLLLTQRALSGSLPAQEQTRTLFIDDALTQSAWRDASGTQPADLAYVIYTSGSTGQPKGVAIEHRNATTFIDWAKSVHTAEELSGVLFSTSICFDLSVFEMFVTLSSGGSVILAANALDLKNHPHLADITLINTVPSAISELVDAKLVPPSVKVVNLAGEALPTALVDRIYRETSVAKVHDLYGPSEDTTYSTYTLRKAGEIASIGRPISNTRAYVLDPNGKLLPPGVPGELHLGGAGLARGYLHRPDLTAAKFIRDPFSTDPSARLYKTGDLVRHFENGELQFLGRLDHQVKLRGYRIELGEIESLLASHPSVEQAVATVHEGKIAAYLKTSGNTTGEGTTIWESQWNLLYSSALEQSGGGQLDRLDSVIAGWAGVENLDAQVTEWIDTTVDRIRGYEGRRIFEIGCGTGQILSRLAPDAEAYWAADISQVAIEALRKNHPQPQVKLFHRPADDFSGIPDGYFDTVIINSVAQYFPSAEYLADVLEKAALTLRPGGRIFLGDIQSNALLPVHHAEALAARAPAGTTSGQLREKVTQRLGGETELSLDPDWFTHLRGQLPSLAHTEILLRRGKVTNETNIYHYDVVLHVGQAPALLPAPAATPWKNLNLEQLEALLMDSSEPLHLTGIPDARLAPALAFHHAVEQGTADTPLPQASPPPTSAVSAEDLCAVAANLGFRAHVRWQGDGTAGLLEAILIPKANAALPAWPEHAPEKSADACANQPASAGSKANAELSSILRGYLGTRLPDYMIPSSFTVLESLPLTPNGKIDRKALPAPSHTDDTSSAREILPPRDETERQLVEIWKQVLGKADVGIGDDIFDLGGDSILIFQITTRATRAGISITPAQVFRQRTIAGLSSVQSPAEADIPLPIQRVNRDAYRRKN, from the coding sequence ATGAACGATCCGCAGCAAGAGCCTGAAGCCATCGCAATCATCGGCATGTCCGGACGGTTCCCCAACGCGGGGAATCCGGAGGAATTCTGGAGCAACCTGATCTCCGGACGGGACTGCGTGACCCGCTTCGGCGACCGCACGGATGCGGAAGGCAGACGCCATGTCGGCGCGCGCAGCATCCTGGAGCAGCCCGATCTTTTCGACGCCGCCTTCTTCGGCATCTACCCGAAGGAAGCGGAACTGATGGACCCGCAGCACCGCGTCTTCCTGGAATGCGCGTGGGAGGCCCTGGAAGACGGCGGCTGCGACCCCGCCGCCTACTCCGGGATGATCGGCGTCTATGCCGGTCTGAGCCTGAACACCTACCTGCTCCACAACATCGGCGATGCGGCGCATCTGGCGGAGAACTACCAGGTCGGCGAGTATCAGAAGATGCTCGGCAACGACAAGGACTTCCTGCCCGTGCGCGTGTCCTACAAGCTGAACCTGCGCGGACCCAGCATGGCGATCCAGACCGCTTGCTCCACCTCGCTGGTGGCCATCTGCCAGGCGGCGACCGCGCTGCTCACCTACCAGACCGACCTCGCGCTGGCGGGCGGTGTTTCCGTCAGCTTTCCGCAGGAACGCCACTACCTTTTCACGGAGGAAGGCATGGTCTCGCCCGACGGAACCTGCCGCGCCTTTGACGCGCAGGCGGCGGGCACCGTGTTCGGCCACGGCTGCGGCGTGGTCTTGCTGAAACGCCTGAGCGAAGCAGTTGCGGACGGGGACCCCATCCTTGCCGTGATCAAGGGCTGGGCGGTGAACAACGACGGTTCCGACAAGATCGGCTTCGCCGCTCCGGGAGTGAACGCACAGGCGGAGGTCATCGCCATGGCGCAGGCCGCCGCGGGAGTGAACCCATGGGACATTTCCTACGTCGAGGCCCACGGCACCGGCACGCCCCTGGGCGATCCCATCGAAGTGGCGGCGCTCACCAAAGCCTTCCGTGACGGAGGTGCCACGGCCAACCAGTTCTGTGCGCTGGGCACCGGCAAGACCCACATCGGCCATCTCGATGTCGCCGCCGGGGTGACGGGCCTGATCAAGACGATCCTCCAGTTCCGCCATGGAAAGATCCCCGCGCTGCTCCATTTCCAGTCGCCCAATCCGCACATCGACTTCGCGGGCAGCCCCTTCTCCCCCGTTTCATCGGACCGCGAATGGGCTGGCGGAAATGCCCCGCGGATCGCCGGGGTCAGTGCGTTCGGCGTGGGTGGCACCAACGCCCACGTGGTCGTGCAGGAACCACCAGCCGCCGCACGGACGACGGAGTCCTCACGCCCGGTGCTGCTGACGCTTTCCGCGAAAACCGAAGCCTCGCTCGACCTCGCCGCCAAACAGTTGGCGGAGCACCTTGAGACCCACTGCCCATCGCTTTCCGATACCGGCTTCACACTCACCACCGCACGCCGTGCATTTCCCGTGCGGCGTTCCGTCGCCGCGGAAAATCTGGAGGACGCGTTTGCGAAACTCCGCTCCTCCAGCGGTGCGACCACGGTTTCCGGAGAAGGAAAGAAGATCGCCTTCCTCTTCCCCGGACAGGGTTCCCAATACGGCGGCATGACCCGGGGAGCCTATGACTCCGAGCCGGTCTTCCGTGCCGCGATGGACGAGTGCGCGACCCTCCTTTCCGGGCTCATCCATGAGGACATCCGCACCATTCTCTATCCATCCGCAGGGCAGGAGGAATCCACGCTCGCCCGGCTGGACCAGACGGCCATCACCCAGCCGTGCATCTTCGCGGTGGAGTATTCGCTCGCGCGGCTTTTCATGTCCTGGGGCATCCAGCCTTCGCTGCTCATCGGCCACAGCATCGGTGAGTATGTGGCGGCGGTGCTGGCGGGCACCTTCACCCTGCGGGACGCGCTGCAGCTTCTCTCCCGGCGCGCCTCGCTGATGCAGGATCTGCCGGGCGGCTCCATGCTGGCCGTCCGTGCCGGTGCGGATGAGATCACCCTGCCCGGAGGCATCGACCTCGCGGCGGTGAACAGCCCGAAGCTCTGCACGGTCTCCGGAGAAAGCGGGGCCATCCTCGGTTTCCAGCAATCACTCGAAGCTTCCGGAATCGCCTCCCGTGTGCTGAAAACATCCCATGCCTTCCACTCCGCCGCGATGGAGCCGATCACCGGCGTGTTCCGCGACGAGGCATCCCGCATCCATGCGAATGCACCGGCCATCCCGTGGATCTCCACCTGCACTGGCGGCCTTATCGACGCCTCCGTGGTTGGCGATCCATCCTACTGGTCGCGCCAACTCCGCCAGCCGGTGCTTTTCTCGGACGCACTGGCGACGGCGTTCTCATCGGGTGATTACATCTTCCTGGAAATCGGCCCCGGCCAGGCGCTCGCCCAGTTCGCCCGCCAGCATCCGCAGCGCGGGAGCAGCCCCGTCATTGCCAGCCTCCCGTCCTCCACGGAAGACGCCGGTGACCTCCATGCCGCGCTCGGCGGATTGTGGAGCCACGGCGTCACGCCGGACTGGACCGCCTACTATGGGAACGAAAAGCGCGCGCGCATCCACCTTCCCACCTACGCTTTCGACCGGAAGAGTTTCTGGATCGACAACTCGGCGCGTGCCGCCGCTGTGAATCCCGCACCTGTTCCGCAACCGCTTTCCGCATCCCTCCCCACCCCCACGCCCATGACCCTTCCCGATCCCAGCGAGAAACTCCGCGCTCTGATCCTCGAGCTTTCCGGCGTGCCGGTTGAGGACGACTCGGCGACTTTCACGGAACTCGGCTTCGATTCACTGTTCCTCACCCAGGCCAGCCAGGCGATCCACTCCGCGTTCGGGGTGAAGATCACCTTCCGCCAGATGCTGGGTGAACTTTCATCCGTGGCGTCGATCTCGAAACACATCCAGGAGGTGGCACCGCAGCCGTTGCAAGCGGCGGCACCTGCGTCCGCTCCAGCCGCGGCTCCGCTTTCCATCCCCACCAGCGGCGGCAGCGATCTGGAGAACGCGCTCAACAACCAGATCGCGCTGATCCAGAACCTCATCGCCCAGCAACGGACACAGCAACCGGCTGTGGCTCCGGCGGGCAACCTCACGCCGGTGAAATGGCCGGAACGTTTCCCACGGTCCGGCGCGGCGGCCAACGCGCGGTTCGGCCCCTACAAGCCGATCGAGAAAGGCGAGAACGGCGGACTCACCCAGCAGCAGCAAAAAGGCCTGCTGGAACTGACCTCCCGCTACGTCCGCAAGACCCCGGGATCGAAGGTCTATGCCGCGGAGCACCGCGCCCACTACGCGGACCCGCGCGCGGTGGCGGGCTTCAAGTCTCTGTGGAAGGAAATGGTCTATCCCATCGTCTCCGCGCGCTCGAAGGGCGGCAGGATCTGGGACATCGATGGCAACGAATACGTCGATATCACCATGGGCTTCGGCACCTATTTCTTCGGCCACTCCCCGGACTGGCTGATCCCCGCAATCGAGGAGCAACTGAAGACAGGCATCGAGATCGGGCCGCAGTCGCCCATCGCCGGGAAGCTCGCAGCATCCATCGCGGAGCTGACGAACATGGACCGCGTGACGTTCTGCAACACCGGCTCCGAGGCGGTGATGGCGGCCATGCGCCTCGCCCGCACGATCACCGGACGCCAACGGATCGCCTATTTCACAGGCGATTACCACGGCATGTTCGAGGAAGTGCTGGTCCGCGGTGCATGGGTGGACGGCATTTACAAGGCGCAGCCCATCGCTCCCGGCATCCCGCAGTCGCTGGTGGAGAACATGCTGGTGCTGGACTACGCGGACCCGGCCTCCCTTGAGATCCTGAAAGCGCATGCGCATGAGCTGGCGGCGGTGATGGTGGAGCCGGTGCAGAGCCGCGCCCCCGGCCTGCAGCCGCGCGACTTCATGCACCAGGTGCGTGCCATCACGAAGGAAGCGGGCACGGCCCTCATCTTCGACGAGGTGGTCACCGGCTTCCGTTGCCATCCGGGCGGCGCACAGGCCTACTTCGGCGTGGAGGCGGACCTGGCCACCTATGGCAAGGTCGTCGGCGGCGGCATGCCCATCGGTGTGCTCGCCGGAAAGCGGGAATACATGGACGCGCTCGACGGCGGTGCATGGAACTACGGTGATGATAGTTTCCCGGAGGTGGGCGTGACCTTCTTCGCCGGCACCTTCGTGCGCCACCCGCTGGCACTGGCCGCGGCATCGCGCGTGATCGAGCACCTCAAGGGCGAAGGCCCGCGCCTGCAGATCGAGGTGGAGGAACGGGTCGCCCGCTTCTGCCGCACGCTCAACGATTACTTCGCCGCCATCGGCGTGCCGATCCGCATCCCGCACTTCAGCGCGCACGCGGTGATCGAGCACGCGCCGGACCTGAAGTATGCCAGCCTGCTGTGGTATTTCCTGCGGGAAAAAGGCGTGCACATCTGGGAAGGCAGGCCGCTTTATTTCACCAGCGCCCATACGGACGCGGACCTGGACCACATGGTCACGGCGTTCGTGGAAGCGGTCCACGAGATGCAGGCCGCCGGATTCCTGCCTGCATCCACCACCACGGACGTGCGGCCTCCCGCCCGATTCCCGCGCTCGGACTCCGCACCGACGACCGAGGCCCAGCGCGAAATCTTCCACGCGGTGCAGATGGGCGACGAAGCGAACTGCTCCTTCAACGAGTCCAACATCATCCGCCTCTCCGGTGAACTGGATGTGCCCGCCCTGAAAGCCGCGCTCGCTGACATCGTGGCGCGTCATCCCGCCCTTCGCAGCACCATCTCCGGCGATGGCTCCACGCAGTTCTTCCATCCGTCCGCAAAAACGGTGGAGGTCATCGAGCACAACTTCGCCGGTCCCGGCGGCGCGGAATCCCGCTCCGCCACGCTGCCGCTCAGCCTGCTGAAGGAAGCGGAAAGCTCAACCCCCTTCGACCTCACCAACGGTCCGCTGGTGAGGTTCCAACTGGTCCACCTTTCGTCCGTCCGCCACGAACTGATCTTCACCGCGCACCACCTCATCTGTGACGGCTGGTCGTTCGGCATGATCATCGCGGAGCTGGGCGCAGCCTACAACGCGCGGAAGGCAGGCCGCCTGCCGATGCTGGCACCGGCCATGTCTTTCGCCGACTACGCACGGATGGAGGTGTCACAGCACCTCTCCAGCGAAAGGGACACCGCTGAGGCCTTCTGGATCGACAAGTTCTCCGAACCCGCGCCGGTGCTGGAACTCCCGACCGACCACCCGCGCCCGCTGATGAAGAGCTACCGCGGCTCGATGGAGGCCATCACCCTCTGCGGCGACCGTTACGCCCGGCTGAAGAAAGCCGCGCCGAAGCTGGGAGGCACCCTTTTCGCCACGCTGCTTTCCTCCTTCGCCACGCTGCTCCACCGCCTGACCACGCAGGAGGACATCGTCATCGGCGTGCCGGCCGCGGGCCAGACCCGCATCGACCGGGACGAACTGATCGGCCATTGTCTCAACTTCCTGCCGCTCCGTCTGAAGCCCGCCACCGCCACTCCGTTCGACCGGTTCGCGGCGGAGGTGAAGGAGCAGGTGCTGGAGGCCTACGACCACCAGAACTACACCTTCGGCAGCCTGCTGCGGAAGATCCGCATCACCCGCGACACCAGCCGCGTGCCGCTGGTTTCCGTCATCTTCAACATCGACAAGACGGGCATCGACCACGTGAAGTTCGATGGCCTGGAGGTCGATGTTTCCACCAATCCGAAGCAGTTCGTGAACTTCGACCTGTTCTTCAACCTCATCCAGACGGACGACAAGCTGGTGGTGGAGTGCGAATACAACACGGACCTCCACGACCGCACCACCATCCTCGGTTGGCTGGCCGCCTATGAGCAACTGATCGAGTCCGCCATCAGCGACCATTCCGCGGCGCTGGGTGAACTGGAGATCGTCGGCGGGGACGAGCGCCGCAAGCTGCTGGAGGATTGGAACGCCACCGACGCCCCGCTGCCGGCGCAGGCGTCCATCCACCAGATGATCGAGGAACAGGTGGACCGCACGCCGGACGCGATCGCCCTCCGTGCGTATGGCAGGACATTCACCTACGGCCAACTGGACGGCCACGCCAACGCACTGGCCAAGACGCTGCGCGAGAACGGAGCGACCCGCGACACGCTCGTCGGCGTCTGCGCGGAACGCTCGCCGGAGATGCTCGTCGCCATCCTGGCGGTGCTGAAATCCGGCGCCGCCTACGTGCCCATTGATCCGAAATATCCCGCGGAGCGCATCGCCTACATCCTCCAGGACTCGAAGGCACCGCTGCTGCTGACCCAGCGCGCGCTTTCCGGATCGCTGCCAGCGCAGGAGCAGACGCGGACGCTTTTCATCGACGACGCGCTCACGCAATCCGCGTGGAGGGACGCATCCGGCACCCAACCTGCGGACCTCGCCTACGTCATCTACACCTCCGGCTCCACCGGCCAACCGAAGGGCGTGGCGATCGAGCACCGCAACGCGACCACCTTCATCGACTGGGCAAAGTCGGTCCACACCGCGGAGGAACTGAGCGGCGTTCTTTTCTCCACCTCCATCTGCTTCGACCTCTCGGTCTTCGAGATGTTCGTGACGCTGTCCTCCGGCGGCTCGGTGATTCTGGCGGCCAATGCGCTGGATCTGAAAAACCACCCTCATCTGGCGGACATCACGCTCATCAACACAGTCCCCTCCGCCATCAGCGAACTGGTGGACGCGAAGCTGGTGCCGCCATCCGTCAAGGTGGTCAACCTGGCGGGCGAGGCGCTGCCGACCGCACTGGTGGACCGCATCTACCGGGAAACCTCCGTGGCGAAGGTCCATGATCTCTACGGCCCGTCCGAAGACACGACCTACTCCACCTACACGCTGCGCAAGGCGGGTGAAATCGCCAGCATCGGCCGGCCGATCTCCAACACCCGTGCCTATGTGCTGGACCCGAACGGAAAGCTGCTGCCTCCCGGCGTGCCCGGAGAGCTGCACCTCGGCGGCGCGGGACTGGCCCGCGGCTACCTGCACCGTCCGGACCTGACGGCGGCCAAGTTCATCCGCGATCCATTTTCCACCGATCCGTCCGCCCGCCTCTACAAGACAGGGGACCTGGTGCGCCACTTCGAGAACGGCGAACTACAGTTCCTCGGCCGCCTCGACCACCAGGTGAAGCTGCGCGGCTACCGCATCGAGCTGGGGGAAATCGAGTCGCTGCTGGCATCCCATCCCTCCGTCGAACAGGCGGTGGCGACGGTGCATGAAGGAAAGATCGCCGCCTACCTCAAGACCTCCGGCAACACCACCGGGGAAGGCACCACCATCTGGGAAAGCCAGTGGAATTTGCTCTATTCCTCCGCGCTGGAACAGAGCGGTGGCGGACAGCTCGACCGGCTCGACTCGGTCATCGCAGGCTGGGCGGGGGTCGAGAACCTGGATGCCCAGGTCACGGAATGGATCGACACCACCGTCGACCGTATCCGCGGCTACGAGGGACGTCGTATTTTCGAGATCGGTTGCGGCACGGGCCAGATCCTGTCCCGCCTCGCGCCGGATGCGGAGGCCTACTGGGCGGCGGACATTTCGCAGGTCGCCATCGAGGCGTTGCGCAAAAACCACCCGCAGCCGCAGGTGAAGCTGTTCCACCGCCCGGCGGATGATTTCAGCGGCATCCCGGACGGATATTTCGACACGGTGATCATCAACTCGGTGGCGCAGTATTTCCCCTCCGCGGAATACCTCGCGGATGTCCTGGAAAAAGCCGCGCTCACCCTGCGTCCCGGCGGCAGGATCTTCCTCGGTGACATCCAGAGCAACGCCCTGCTCCCCGTCCACCACGCGGAAGCACTGGCTGCCCGCGCACCGGCCGGGACCACCAGTGGACAGCTCCGCGAAAAAGTGACCCAGCGTCTTGGCGGGGAAACCGAGCTTTCCCTGGACCCCGATTGGTTCACCCACCTCCGCGGCCAGCTTCCCTCGCTCGCCCATACGGAGATCCTGCTGCGCCGCGGCAAGGTCACCAACGAGACGAACATCTACCACTACGATGTGGTGCTGCACGTCGGGCAGGCACCGGCCCTGCTCCCCGCGCCTGCGGCGACGCCATGGAAGAACCTGAACCTGGAGCAACTGGAGGCCCTGCTGATGGACTCCTCCGAGCCGCTCCATCTCACTGGCATCCCGGACGCCCGCCTTGCCCCGGCCCTCGCCTTCCACCACGCGGTGGAACAGGGAACGGCGGATACGCCGCTGCCGCAGGCATCCCCACCCCCGACGTCCGCGGTCAGCGCGGAGGACCTCTGCGCCGTGGCGGCGAACCTGGGCTTCCGCGCCCACGTCCGCTGGCAGGGTGACGGCACCGCCGGACTGCTGGAAGCCATCCTCATCCCGAAGGCGAATGCGGCACTGCCCGCATGGCCGGAACATGCGCCGGAGAAATCCGCCGATGCCTGCGCGAACCAACCCGCCTCCGCGGGCAGCAAGGCGAACGCGGAGCTGTCCTCCATCCTCCGCGGCTATCTCGGCACCCGTCTTCCGGACTATATGATCCCGTCGTCCTTCACGGTGCTGGAAAGCCTGCCGCTGACACCCAACGGCAAGATCGACCGCAAGGCATTGCCCGCTCCCTCCCACACGGATGACACATCCTCCGCCCGCGAGATCCTGCCACCGCGCGACGAGACCGAACGCCAGCTCGTCGAGATCTGGAAGCAGGTCCTCGGCAAGGCGGACGTCGGCATCGGTGATGACATTTTCGACCTCGGCGGCGACTCGATCCTGATCTTCCAGATCACGACCCGCGCCACCCGCGCCGGTATCTCCATCACCCCCGCCCAGGTGTTCCGGCAGCGCACCATCGCCGGACTGTCATCCGTGCAATCCCCTGCGGAAGCAGATATCCCGCTTCCCATCCAGCGGGTGAACCGCGATGCTTACCGCCGGAAAAACTGA